Within the Miscanthus floridulus cultivar M001 chromosome 17, ASM1932011v1, whole genome shotgun sequence genome, the region CATGATGGTACTCACTATTCAAAGTCTCAACATTTTTACATCCCCGACAGGTACTGTCAAAGGACCTCTGTTGCTATTTATAGGTGACAAGATATTGGCTGAATGGGGGGCATAGCTGGTTGCAGGACCGACTTTTTTACAATTTGAccctttttgaagaaaatttacgtttggccccctagaagacttaaactcatctttggaccctggggcTCGGCGCCAGGAGTCTTGACTCCGAGGTGCCTGGCCGTACAAAGCAGAGCATCCTAGGTGGCGTTcacgtggccggtacctcggcgccagaatacatggcgtcgagctcggcgccacagatcttggcgccgagctcagcgccatgtattctggcgccgGGCATGGATTCAAGCGTGTGGCCGCCGCAGCTCTCTCTAgcgctctctttctccctctctcgcgCTCTATCTCTCCTCTCCATctcaccgccgccgccagccAGGCCCGCCGTCACCCGCGCCTGCCGCCCGCTCCACTGCTGCAGTTCACCGCCCGTCGTCCCCCGCGCGCCGGTCGCCTCCCTTGCTCCCCCATCCGCTCCCTTAGCCGTCCTCGTCGCCCCAGAGCTCCTTCCACGCGCACCGGCGGCGAGGGCGGCCCCTGCTTCTCCCCGGCGGGCTGCCAGCGTCCGAGTCAGGCGGCTACCCCGCCCATCCCCCTACCGTGGCTCGCGAGGACGCCATCGGGCTCGAGGCCGCAGGAACGCCACCCACCCGACCCGCCAGAGCCGCTGCCGCCCCAGCCAACTGCCGCCGAGCACTCCAGTACCACACCGAAGCAACGTCGCCATAGCTGCTGCCGCACTGGCCCGCGACGCCGCCTCGGACCTCGCCGCGAGCCAACACCGTCGGACCCACACCTCCTCTCGCGGCTCCCTCGGCTCCCAGTGACCCCACCGCCCCCAGCGACGCCACCGGCTCCTAGGTTTTTTTTCTTTAGTTTTTTTAATTGAGTTAGTTTAGATAACGtagttatttattttatatagttTTATAGTTTGGTAAAGCTTTTTTAGTTATTTAGTGATTTAGTGATGTTTATTTAGCTAATTTAGATAGATAGTTATTTAGTGATTTAGTGATGTTTAATTAGCTAATTTAGGTAGATATTTATTTAGCTAATTTAGATAGATAGTTAGATAGTTAGGTAATTTAGTTATATAGGTAGTACTCGTAGTAGATGTAGTTAGATAGATATGTGGTTTAGATTAGATACTTATTTATTTAGGTAGAGAGTCGGAAACTTTTATATGTTAACCCGTAATAACTTTGGTGTTGTGCAtaccaactagatggacaacgtagTCACCCTGTATTATGGAGAAAGTACGGAGGAAGATGAGTTTGAGAATGTCAGTTTTGTTGGAATGCAAAGTGTGCCAGTGATATTTGATGATCGGCCATTGTTTTGTGAGTTGTTTGGTAGGGCTCGTGATGAGCTTAAATGCAATTCAAATGAAGATGCCATCTTAGTTGAGGGGGTACTTCACCATGGCAGGTCAGGGACAATTTTGAGACGGTTGGTCACAATTACATCAGAGGCTCAATTGGACAAATATGTCAAAACTGTCATGAAGAATGAGTTTCAATGTTTGGATTTAGTTGTGCGGAAATAATTTTTTTAGTGAAAAAAATATCTCAAAAAGATGATCTAAAATTCCAAATTGAAAATCGGCAGCTATATCTTGAGTATATCAACAATGCAAACCAGACTCAGGGGTATAAAATTGTGATAAAGCTAAAATAAACTTAAAGAGTGCGCTCGAGTAAGGCAGATCTGTCCTAAATTAAAGTGAACATTCAATAACAATTAAAGCATAATTATAAATAGTGCCCAATACTTTTTGAGAATAGACGCTTCACCTCATGTAGTCGTTGCCGAAGCTCACGAAGCCGATTTTTTAAGGTGAGTAGAGCAGTCTCCTGGTCACGCCTTGGAGCTGGACCACAGACAGACATGTTGCGGTCTGAGCAGCTAGATGAGGGAAGGTCATCTTCATACTGGGAAATGATTATACTGCTGATGCCCCTGTTGCGCCGACTTCTTCCTCTGTTGCGCCAAATTGCGATTCAGTTACGATTGTTCTTCTTTTGTTTGGCCTCAAATTGTTAGTGTTATCAAACAAATTTATAAAATGTCActtaatgcaaaaaaaaaaatgacgAACTGGGCATCAATAAGAAAGATGCCAGTAAAGTAGAGGCTCGAAAATTCACTAGTTCAACATGTATTATGGTACCACCAAAAAATGggttcttgacatgcaaagcttCCTGGTAACTTGATAGAAGCATCTCATGATAACTTAATCCAAATTACATGGTACTTGATGTGTTATGGGGCCATGGGCTTAGGGCCATCGGCTACACGGCAAGGTAGAAGCAGCATACAGAAGCAGTGCACCAACCAAAAGCAGCTCGCGTCCAGGAGCTAGCAAGCTGGATTAGCATGCACACATGATTTACATGATAGTTGGCTTCAATGCATGGTTAGCTAATTATAGTTTACTAGATCCATACCCATCTGTTAGCCTTTTTTTTATGAAACTTTACTCTTGATAGATCTTTTTTAGTGTTATTTAATTTTGAGCAAGTGTTCAATTTATGTACACCTCCACTCCTTGCTGTGCACTGTTCGGCATTGACTTGGAGCACAACGGCCCCAGCTTTTAAGcgtattaatatatttttttttgcagGGCATCGCGCTGAAGCAATCTGTGATTGAGATCGAACGGTTTTCAAGGACAGGCGTGGACGAGCACACACTAAACAACTTTCTTGGAGTAAGTCGACACTAGCCCTCTTATTTTTTTATGCTTAAGCATGACATCTAGCATAACAGAGGTAGTATGATGATGATATGGCAATCATTTGAATAATAACTTATCTATATGCACTCAACAGCTTACTAATTGCATCTGTGCATGACAGAGGCTAGCACGTAGGCTGCGGCGTGCTGCAGCTCATTGTGGTTGTGGTACTAGCGCTGCGATGGACGTACACGGGCCACACGCACGACAATGGGACACACCTGTAGGCCTCGGTTCTTCTTCTCACGGAGGTACTAGCGCTGCGACTGTGAACACTTTCTAAGGCCAcggagacgaggacgacgaggaggccaaGGAGCATGGTTATGATGAGCTTGCCGAGTCTCAGCTCCAGGACGCTGCTTCGACTTAGCCTACGCAGGTTGCAGGAACGAGAAGACGTCGTCCGCCTTGCATGTACACTCCAGGCACCGACGCTCTTAGCCACAAGGGCAATGGTAAGACTAAAAGGCAGTGAAGACGACTTGTAGGTTAAGACTATGGTAACAACTTAGATTCAATGCCACAAACTATTTGGGCTGCATGGACTTTGCTTATTTTGCATGTGTGGAGATTTAGAAACTATGTAGttacttttctataactatttgggactgtatggatattgtggactatttggactatgcaaggcatgttatgttgattgtgatgttcgatgtggttgtattgtggtctttggacgattaaatgtttggattatatagTGATGTCTCTGCTTGGAACCGTGGATGCTCCTGAAATAAGAAAAACTTTTGTGAATTTTTTCCGTaaatcattaattatactacactgctaaaagacacaaatgtagtacacagattaaatgtaattttattagaacgtgtatagtccaatcgtatcgtacagacgctttgtagatgaatctaggcttttcagtaatagtgaacgaatctaggcttttcataCAATAGTACACCTGTAGAAATGGCGGTTTGCTCAAGATAGGAAGGCAtgtaaggaagcacaactccactccatctccaccatccatcttattactgtttgatccaagggctgaggtgaagaggcacacggatcactGACATAGCACATTAAGAGGCCtctattcctcctctcaacctataaataacatctcactccctctcatttacacacacaacaaggaagaagagcactcctcagcattttcttttgttgcggtaccaatgtctggagggtcgtatagagggagaggaaaggggaagagaactaccattaggtgggagggtcctcttggtcctgatttctttgagaaagttctttatgagaggttcccagttgagagcaaaagtgattttaccaaagaggcaccactgagaggatacgattaAGGGAAAAAACTGAGTATATCCTTGTTGTCGAAAAGGAAGATATATTTGAGGAGCTTGCTGCTGACAACTACTTTGAGAGAAACAATTGCGTATTATTTTCAGGGAAAGGCCAGCCAAGTGCCAATACTAGACTGATGTTGCGTATGCTAAGGGATACATTGGGTGTTCCAGTCTATTCAGTCTTTGATGGGAATTACGGTGGGGCTTTGATATACTGCACCTACAAATTCGGCTCTGCAAACCGAGCTTATGACAGTTTGCTGCTCACAGTTCCGGATTTAGTATGGCTTGGTGTCTTTCCGGACGAGGTTAAAAAGGAGTACAGAAGCGTAATGAAAGATGAGGATCATGAGAAGCTGCATACTCTGATGTATAAGAGCTACATGGCTGAATGTCCATATGTTCAAGGAAAACTAGTGGACATGCACATGCGAAAACAAGTTTGCGATATGGAAATGATTCGCATGGATGGGAATTTGTCGAAGTACATTGAAGGAAAAGTGAAGTCATTTGCAATCCCAGACCTGTGACCATGCTAGAGCTATAGCTAGAAATACCTTTTCAGGTACATCCACCAATTCCAACCCATTTACTATTCTCAATAACACCTCTAATGCTTGCTTAGAAAAAGTTATTCTTGATTTGGATATTGAGATAGAGAATGTTGAAGAGCAAATTGATA harbors:
- the LOC136515888 gene encoding uncharacterized protein; the protein is MEAIRKGYVLVEDHLRDDSLRIIDDRLKRSKSVKKVVEFELTNVHAKEKDKEYESHPLLKQVCLKELHLCSTKYESSANKARRIEKVLTGIRNLVFSRKSVFLREIYYIHPQLYSAHSQKLSNADVTDISTMMGIALKQSVIEIERFSRTGVDEHTLNNFLGRLARRLRRAAAHCGCGTSAAMDEDIFEELAADNYFERNNCVLFSGKGQPSANTRLMLRMLRDTLGVPVYSVFDGNYGGALIYCTYKFGSANRAYDSLLLTVPDLVWLGVFPDEVKKEYRSVMKDEDHEKLHTLMYKSYMAECPYVQGKLVDMHMRKQVCDMEMIRMDGNLSKYIEGKVKSFAIPDL